The Arachis hypogaea cultivar Tifrunner chromosome 19, arahy.Tifrunner.gnm2.J5K5, whole genome shotgun sequence genome has a window encoding:
- the LOC112775543 gene encoding guanine nucleotide-binding protein-like NSN1: MVKKSKKSKSKRIPLKKKYKVIRKVKEHHKKKAKEAKKLGLNKKKKVEKDPGIPNDWPFKEQELKALEARRARAIEELEQKKAERKERARKRKLGLLEDDGVSQMTETEGQAQATGTASGKNRDNADKPFYKELVKVVEASDVILEVLDARDPLGTRCTNMEKMVMSAGPDKRLVLLLNKIDLVPREAVEKWLKYLREELPTVAFKCSTQEQRSKLGWKSSKAAKPSNILQTSDCLGADTLIKVLKNYTRSHEIKKTITVGVIGLPNVGKSSLINSLKRAHVVNVGATPGLTRSMQEVQLDKNIKLLDCPGVVMLKSLENDASVALRNCKRIEKLDDPISPVKEILNRCPARLMVTLYKIPSFDSVDDFLQKVAAVRGKLKKGGVADVEAAARIILRDWNEGKIPYYTMPPVRDEGEVSEATIVSEFAKEFNIDEVYSSETSFIGSLKSADDFNPVEVPSSGPLKFNESTPEDGMAPEPSNQVEQEPENPSGNDVDETMECQEDGNKNKGKSAADRQNEKLYGAEGMLNTKLQRAEKKRRKKANKGTSDAMDDDYDFKVDYFKKGTAMSDGDDDDQIKIEVPMAGILDNEG; the protein is encoded by the exons ATGGTGAAGAAGAGCAAGA AGAGCAAGAGCAAGAGGATCCCTTTGAAGAAGAAGTACAAGGTCATAAGGAAGGTGAAGGAGCACCACAAGAAGAAGGCAAAGGAAGCTAAAAAGCTTggcttgaacaagaagaagaaggttGAGAAGGATCCTGGGATTCCCAATGATTGGCCTTTCAAGGAGCAAGAGCTTAAGGCCCTTGAAGCCCGAAGAGCTCGTGCCATTGAAGAATTGGAGCAAAAGAAAGCTGAACGCAAAGAGAGG GCTCGAAAGAGGAAGTTGGGTTTACTAGAAGATGATGGCGTGTCTCAAATGACTGAAACAGAAGGGCAAGCTCAGGCAACGGGTACCGCATCTGGGAAGAACCGAG ATAACGCAGATAAACCCTTCTACAAGGAGTTGGTAAAAGTTGTTGAAGCTTCTGATGTTATTTTAGAAGTCCTTGATGCCCGGGATCCTTTAGGTACTCGCTGCACTAATATGGAAAAGATGGTGATGAGTGCTGGCCCGGATAAGCGCCTAGTGTTACTATTGAATAAAATTG ATCTTGTTCCCCGAGAAGCAGTTGAGAAGTGGCTTAAGTACCTTAGAGAAGAACTGCCTACTGTGGCCTTCAAGTGCAGCACCCAAGAGCAGAGATCAAAATTAGGGTGGAAGTCATCAAAGGCAGCAAAACCAAGTAATATTTTGCAAACAAGTGATTGTCTTGGAGCTGATACACTCATCAAAGTCTTGAAGAATTACACAAGAAGTCATGAG ATCAAGAAGACTATTACAGTGGGTGTAATTGGGCTGCCTAATGTTGGCAAGAGTAGTCTTATTAATAGCTTGAAGAGAGCTCATGTTGTTAATGTTGGTGCTACTCCTGGATTAACAAGATCGATGCAAGAGGTTCAATTGGACAAAAACATTAAGTTGCTGGACTGTCCTGGTGTTGTCATGCTTAAATCACTAGAAAACGATGCTTCTGTAGCTCTACGGAATTGCAAGAGAATTGAGAAGTTAGATGATCCAATTAGCCCAG TGAAGGAAATTCTCAATCGCTGTCCCGCCAGACTGATGGTAACTCTTTACAAGATTCCAAGCTTTGATTCTGTAGATGATTTCTTACAGAAGGTTGCTGCAGTTAGGGGCAAGCTTAAGAAGGGTGGAGTAGCAGATGTTGAAGCTGCTGCCAGAATCATTCTCCGAGACTGGAATGAAG GGAAAATTCCATACTATACCATGCCCCCGGTTAGGGACGAAGGAGAAGTTTCAGAAGCCACAATAGTTTCCGAGTTTGCGAAAGAGTTTAATATTGATGAAGTCTACAGCAGTGAAACTTCATTCATTGGAAGCCTTAAATCTGCTGATGACTTCAATCCTGTAGAAGTTCCTTCAAGTGGACCTCTTAAATTCAATGAGAGTACGCCAGAG GATGGTATGGCACCTGAACCGTCAAATCAAGTTGAACAGGAACCTGAAAACCCTTCTGGGAATGATGTCGATGAAACAATGGAATGTCAAGAAGATGGTAACAAGAACAAGGGAAAATCTGCTGCTGATAGACAGAATGAGAAATTATATGGAGCAGAGGGCATGCTTAATACAAAACTTCAGAGAGcagagaagaagaggaggaaaaagGCTAACAAAGGCACCTCTGATGCCATGGATGATGATTATGACTTCAAAGTTGATTATTTCAAGAAGGGCACGGCAATGAGCGATGGAGATGATGATGACCAGATTAAGATTGAGGTGCCCATGGCTGGAATTTTGGACAATGAAGGATAA